A region from the Aeromicrobium choanae genome encodes:
- a CDS encoding pyridoxal phosphate-dependent aminotransferase: MSPVVRQSEKLRDVLYDIRGPVSARAAQLEAEGHRILKLNIGNPQPFGFDAPSEILQDVIAGLPTAQGYSDSRGIQSARRAVVHHYQLQDGFPAIDIDDVWLGNGVSELIQIALQALLDNGDEVLIPTPDYPLWTAVTNLAGGRPVHYRCDEENDWNPDLEDLESKITDRTKVIVVINPNNPTGAVYSRETLTAIADLARKHDLILMADEIYDKILYDDAVHIPMASVAPDVLTLTFNGLSKAYRVCGYRAGWLVVTGPLERAEDYLEGLTLLASMRLCPNVPAQNAIQVALGGYQSIKELILPGGRLLEQRDTAVNELRKIPGVSVVTPRGALYAFPRLDPEVYPIKDDQRFVLDLLMSEKILLTQGTGFNWPDPDHLRIVTLPWSRDLAEAIQRMGNFLSTYRQD, encoded by the coding sequence ATGAGCCCTGTCGTGCGCCAGTCGGAGAAGTTGAGGGATGTCCTGTACGACATCCGCGGCCCCGTCAGCGCGCGAGCTGCCCAGCTGGAGGCCGAGGGTCACCGGATCCTCAAGCTCAACATCGGCAACCCGCAGCCGTTCGGCTTCGACGCGCCCTCGGAGATCCTCCAGGACGTCATCGCCGGCCTCCCGACGGCGCAGGGGTACTCCGACTCCCGCGGCATCCAGTCCGCCCGCCGCGCAGTCGTGCACCACTACCAGCTGCAGGACGGCTTCCCGGCGATCGACATCGACGACGTCTGGCTCGGGAACGGCGTCAGCGAGCTGATCCAGATCGCCCTGCAGGCGCTGCTCGACAACGGCGATGAGGTGCTGATTCCCACGCCGGACTACCCGCTGTGGACCGCCGTCACCAACCTCGCCGGCGGCCGGCCGGTGCACTACCGGTGCGACGAGGAGAACGACTGGAACCCCGACCTCGAGGACCTCGAGTCCAAGATCACCGACCGCACCAAGGTCATCGTCGTGATCAACCCGAACAACCCCACGGGCGCGGTCTACAGCCGCGAGACGCTCACCGCGATCGCCGACCTGGCGCGCAAGCACGACCTGATCCTCATGGCCGACGAGATCTACGACAAGATCCTGTACGACGACGCCGTGCACATCCCGATGGCCAGCGTCGCGCCCGACGTGCTGACCCTGACCTTCAACGGCCTGTCCAAGGCGTACCGGGTGTGCGGCTACCGCGCCGGCTGGCTCGTGGTGACCGGCCCGCTCGAGCGCGCGGAGGACTACCTCGAGGGCCTCACGCTGCTGGCCTCGATGCGCCTGTGCCCCAACGTGCCGGCCCAGAACGCGATCCAGGTGGCGCTCGGCGGCTACCAGTCGATCAAGGAGCTCATCCTGCCCGGCGGCCGCCTGCTCGAGCAGCGCGACACCGCCGTCAACGAGCTGCGCAAGATCCCCGGCGTCAGCGTGGTCACGCCGCGCGGAGCCCTCTACGCCTTCCCGCGCCTGGACCCCGAGGTGTACCCGATCAAGGACGACCAGCGGTTCGTGCTCGACCTGTTGATGAGCGAGAAGATCCTGCTCACGCAGGGGACGGGCTTCAACTGGCCCGATCCCGACCACCTCCGCATCGTGACGCTGCCGTGGTCGCGCGATCTTGCCGAGGCCATCCAGCGGATGGGGAACTTCCTCAGCACCTACCGCCAGGACTGA
- a CDS encoding TraR/DksA family transcriptional regulator has protein sequence MPKTTLAVRADEEPWTPAEAKAVREELTEDLARLKTELDHSAKDLQDILSGGVDGAGNDQADVGSNSLERDAELSLAANQRELLLQTEKALARLEDGTYGVCEQCGEPIGKLRLQAFPRATLCMDCKRREERR, from the coding sequence ATGCCCAAGACCACATTGGCCGTGCGCGCGGACGAAGAGCCGTGGACCCCCGCCGAGGCCAAGGCCGTGCGCGAGGAACTCACCGAGGACCTCGCCAGGCTCAAGACCGAGCTCGACCATTCGGCCAAGGATCTGCAGGACATTCTGTCCGGAGGCGTCGACGGTGCGGGCAACGACCAGGCCGATGTCGGGTCGAACAGTCTCGAGCGTGACGCCGAGCTGTCGCTCGCGGCGAACCAGCGCGAGCTGCTGCTCCAGACCGAGAAGGCACTGGCCCGTCTCGAGGACGGCACCTACGGCGTCTGCGAGCAGTGCGGCGAGCCCATCGGCAAGCTGCGCCTCCAGGCCTTCCCCCGCGCGACGCTGTGCATGGACTGCAAGCGCCGCGAGGAGCGTCGCTGA
- a CDS encoding RluA family pseudouridine synthase, which produces MTSDDTTEVRSVYIPEGLAGERVDVALARLFGVSRTRAGDLVAEGLVLLDGAAPMKSERVEHGALMEATIPAPRRAVVVPTEVEGMSIVHEDDDIVVVDKPVGVAAHPGVGWDGPTVSGHLAGVGVRISTSGAPERQGIVQRLDVGTSGLMVVAKSERAYTILKQAFRDRTVDKTYHSLVQGHPDPHTGTIDAPIARHPKHDFKFTVRADGRASITHYDTLEAHRFASLLEIKLETGRTHQIRVHMAAIKHPCVGDPLYGADPVLAKRVGLERQWLHAVRLGFTHPGTGEWAEYESPYPDDLQRALDVVRDLD; this is translated from the coding sequence GTGACATCGGACGACACCACCGAGGTGCGTAGCGTCTACATTCCCGAGGGCCTGGCCGGTGAGCGCGTCGACGTCGCCCTCGCGCGGCTGTTCGGTGTCTCGCGCACGCGCGCCGGCGACCTGGTCGCCGAGGGCCTGGTGCTGCTCGACGGCGCCGCCCCGATGAAGTCCGAGCGCGTCGAGCACGGCGCGCTGATGGAGGCCACCATCCCGGCTCCGCGGCGCGCCGTCGTCGTGCCCACCGAGGTCGAGGGCATGTCGATCGTGCACGAGGACGACGACATCGTGGTCGTGGACAAGCCCGTCGGCGTGGCCGCGCACCCCGGCGTGGGCTGGGACGGTCCCACGGTCTCGGGCCACCTGGCTGGCGTGGGCGTGCGGATCTCCACCAGCGGCGCCCCCGAGCGCCAGGGCATCGTGCAGCGGCTCGACGTCGGCACCAGCGGCCTCATGGTGGTCGCGAAGTCCGAGCGCGCGTACACGATCCTCAAGCAGGCGTTCCGCGATCGCACGGTCGACAAGACCTACCACTCGCTCGTCCAGGGCCACCCCGACCCGCACACCGGCACGATCGACGCGCCGATCGCGCGTCACCCCAAGCACGACTTCAAGTTCACGGTGCGCGCCGACGGCCGCGCCAGCATCACGCACTACGACACGCTCGAGGCGCACCGCTTCGCGTCGCTGCTCGAGATCAAGCTCGAGACGGGCCGCACCCACCAGATCCGCGTGCACATGGCCGCGATCAAGCACCCGTGCGTCGGCGACCCGCTCTACGGCGCCGATCCGGTGCTGGCCAAGCGCGTCGGCCTCGAGCGCCAGTGGCTCCACGCCGTGCGGCTCGGGTTCACCCACCCCGGCACCGGCGAGTGGGCCGAGTACGAGAGCCCGTACCCCGACGACCTCCAGCGCGCGCTCGACGTCGTGCGCGACCTCGACTGA
- a CDS encoding class I SAM-dependent methyltransferase, translating into MSSAVDRLDSSQERDDYWNAYYADSGVGRPLPSQFAAFVAGELDGPARIIEFGSGSGRDTLFFAAHGHDVTGVDASKAAVEACTAQAAELGLDVEFLAATIDQDGLAAQLRMSPGSSVVYARFFVHAITDEEQTAFLDLAAALTSPGDRLAVEYRTVRDSSGAKVTGSHFRRFVDPTSFNAEAVLHGFDVTYAVEGFGFAKYRQDDAYVARALFARR; encoded by the coding sequence ATGAGCAGCGCGGTCGACCGGCTCGACTCCTCGCAGGAACGCGACGACTACTGGAACGCCTACTACGCCGACAGCGGCGTGGGGCGTCCGTTGCCGTCGCAGTTCGCCGCCTTCGTGGCGGGCGAGCTCGACGGTCCGGCGCGGATCATCGAGTTCGGCAGCGGGTCCGGACGCGACACCCTGTTCTTCGCCGCACACGGTCACGACGTCACCGGCGTCGACGCCTCGAAGGCCGCCGTCGAGGCGTGCACCGCGCAGGCCGCCGAGCTCGGCCTCGACGTCGAGTTCCTCGCCGCCACGATCGACCAGGACGGCCTCGCCGCGCAGCTGCGCATGAGTCCCGGCAGCTCCGTGGTCTATGCCCGCTTCTTCGTGCACGCGATCACCGACGAGGAGCAGACCGCGTTCCTCGACCTGGCGGCGGCCCTGACCTCCCCCGGCGACCGGCTGGCCGTCGAGTACCGCACCGTGCGCGACTCCAGTGGCGCCAAGGTGACCGGCAGCCACTTCCGCCGATTCGTCGACCCGACCTCCTTCAACGCCGAGGCCGTCCTGCACGGGTTCGACGTCACCTACGCCGTCGAGGGCTTCGGCTTCGCGAAGTACCGGCAGGACGACGCCTACGTGGCGCGGGCGTTGTTCGCGAGGCGGTGA
- the lspA gene encoding signal peptidase II — translation MTPSTDPVAEPLGRRRVGLFAGVALAVVAIDQLTKWWAVARLDGHDAIPVLGDLLSLRFVLNPGAALGTGAGYTIVLSLIAIAVTVTLVVIAPRLRDPWWAVGLGLFLGGAVGNLIDRLFREPSFLRGHVVDFIDYAGFFVGNVADIALTVAAVIIIWRSWRGHRFDGTREDS, via the coding sequence GTGACCCCGTCCACGGACCCGGTGGCCGAGCCCCTCGGCCGGCGCCGGGTCGGCCTTTTCGCCGGAGTCGCGCTCGCCGTCGTGGCGATCGACCAGCTCACCAAGTGGTGGGCCGTCGCCCGACTCGACGGGCATGACGCGATCCCCGTGCTCGGCGACCTGCTGAGCCTGCGCTTCGTGCTCAATCCCGGTGCCGCGCTCGGCACCGGAGCCGGCTACACGATCGTGCTGAGCCTGATCGCGATCGCGGTCACCGTGACCCTCGTCGTCATCGCCCCGCGACTGCGTGATCCCTGGTGGGCGGTGGGGCTCGGGCTGTTCCTGGGCGGCGCCGTGGGAAACTTGATCGACCGGCTCTTCCGTGAGCCGTCGTTCCTGCGGGGCCACGTCGTCGACTTCATCGACTACGCCGGGTTCTTCGTCGGGAACGTGGCCGACATCGCCCTGACGGTGGCGGCCGTGATCATCATCTGGCGGTCGTGGCGGGGTCACCGCTTCGACGGCACCCGGGAGGACTCGTGA
- a CDS encoding ATP-binding cassette domain-containing protein: protein MSDMIRATGLVKRYGDVEALAGLDLAVPEGTVLGLLGPNGAGKTTAVRILTTLLTPDEGQASVAGVDVLADPDGVRRRIGLSGQYAAVDEYLTGYENLEMVGRLYGMKAKAAGARARDLLARFGLSDAADRPSKTYSGGMRRRLDLAGALVAEPPVIVLDEPTTGLDPRSRQQMWEVIADLVANGGTVLLTTQYLEEADLLADNIIVIDRGRSIAEGTADQLKSKVGGERIEVVVDDLEQAPRVHDFLAEVAKGEVAQNDRALSAAVSGSGADDLMQVLGNIRGAGIDVLDIGLRRPTLDDVFLSLTGHQAEDEANEQEAGR, encoded by the coding sequence ATGAGTGACATGATCCGCGCGACCGGACTGGTCAAGCGCTATGGCGACGTCGAGGCCCTGGCCGGTCTCGACCTGGCGGTGCCCGAGGGCACCGTCCTGGGACTGCTCGGGCCCAACGGTGCGGGAAAGACCACGGCGGTCCGCATCCTCACCACCTTGCTCACACCCGACGAGGGCCAGGCATCCGTGGCGGGCGTCGACGTCCTGGCCGACCCCGACGGTGTGCGGAGGCGCATCGGCCTGTCGGGGCAGTACGCGGCGGTGGACGAGTACCTCACCGGCTACGAGAACCTCGAGATGGTCGGGCGGCTGTACGGGATGAAGGCCAAGGCGGCCGGCGCCCGGGCGCGCGACCTGCTCGCGCGGTTCGGCCTGTCCGACGCGGCCGACCGGCCGTCGAAGACCTACTCGGGTGGCATGCGGCGCCGGCTCGACCTCGCGGGCGCGCTGGTGGCCGAGCCGCCGGTGATCGTGCTCGACGAGCCCACCACGGGCCTCGACCCACGCAGTCGCCAGCAGATGTGGGAGGTCATCGCCGACCTCGTCGCGAACGGCGGCACGGTGCTGCTCACCACGCAGTACCTGGAGGAGGCCGACCTCCTGGCCGACAACATCATCGTGATCGACCGGGGCCGCTCCATCGCCGAGGGCACCGCCGACCAGCTCAAGTCGAAGGTGGGCGGCGAGCGCATCGAGGTCGTCGTCGACGACCTCGAGCAGGCGCCCCGCGTCCACGACTTCCTGGCCGAGGTCGCCAAGGGCGAGGTGGCGCAGAACGACCGCGCGCTCTCGGCGGCGGTCAGCGGCTCGGGGGCCGACGACCTCATGCAGGTGCTGGGCAACATCCGGGGCGCCGGCATCGACGTCCTCGACATCGGGCTGCGACGGCCCACCCTCGACGACGTGTTCCTGTCCCTGACCGGTCACCAGGCCGAGGACGAAGCGAACGAGCAGGAGGCTGGACGATGA
- a CDS encoding putative T7SS-secreted protein → MVAELQLVLRFDPDALEIPGDPERLRGGAEKLQDFITGLTDVGQRLREADAPKESRGPTVRAMSRVAGTVGRVLEADAEQLSDVAELVRRQADRLTDAQGTVDEARRRWRQARDELRDQVDDLNERVARAERERNERIEREEREEKARKDGKNGGHGGGGDRDRERRDPEPPTEAAQLIRAMDQQVLNQVDGPLRRLAGLEFTDRHGAVAMAMDGKVDQIAERYRQSVQAIFDDVVEALRQVHRVDEQLVEQLPRREKALASVAQAPDQQAAPDLTRVSRPEDLTTVGEQLQECAQALNRADEQLPEIRIAIREGRMTPEDERIGSMSGFQRTWKEHLDQVREDLNHARKAGEEIARELRELDERGAREVRRAFRQAD, encoded by the coding sequence ATGGTGGCCGAACTGCAGCTGGTCCTGCGATTCGATCCGGACGCGCTCGAGATTCCGGGGGATCCCGAGCGCCTGCGCGGCGGTGCCGAGAAGCTGCAGGACTTCATCACCGGGCTCACCGACGTGGGCCAGCGGCTCCGCGAGGCCGACGCGCCGAAGGAGTCGCGAGGGCCCACGGTCCGTGCGATGTCCCGCGTGGCCGGCACCGTCGGACGGGTGCTCGAGGCCGACGCCGAGCAGCTCTCGGACGTGGCCGAGCTCGTCCGGCGCCAGGCCGATCGCCTGACCGATGCCCAGGGCACGGTCGATGAGGCCCGACGCCGCTGGCGTCAGGCCCGTGACGAGCTCCGTGACCAGGTCGACGACCTCAACGAGCGCGTCGCCCGGGCCGAGCGCGAGCGGAACGAGCGGATCGAACGCGAGGAGCGCGAGGAGAAGGCTCGCAAGGACGGCAAGAACGGGGGTCACGGTGGTGGCGGCGACCGCGACCGTGAGCGTCGCGATCCCGAGCCGCCCACCGAGGCGGCGCAGCTGATCCGCGCCATGGACCAGCAGGTGCTCAACCAGGTGGACGGTCCGCTGCGCCGGCTCGCCGGCCTCGAGTTCACCGACCGCCACGGCGCCGTCGCGATGGCGATGGACGGCAAGGTCGACCAGATTGCCGAGCGCTACCGCCAGAGCGTGCAGGCGATCTTCGACGACGTGGTCGAGGCGCTCCGCCAGGTCCACCGGGTCGACGAGCAGCTCGTCGAGCAGCTCCCCCGGCGCGAGAAGGCCCTCGCCTCGGTCGCGCAGGCGCCCGACCAGCAGGCGGCGCCCGACCTGACCCGCGTGTCCCGCCCCGAGGACCTCACCACCGTCGGCGAGCAGCTGCAGGAGTGCGCGCAGGCCCTCAACCGCGCCGACGAGCAGCTCCCCGAGATCAGGATCGCCATCCGCGAGGGTCGCATGACGCCCGAGGACGAGCGCATCGGCAGCATGAGCGGGTTCCAACGCACCTGGAAGGAGCACCTCGACCAGGTGCGCGAGGACCTGAACCACGCCCGCAAGGCCGGTGAGGAGATCGCGCGCGAGCTGCGCGAGCTCGACGAGCGCGGAGCCCGCGAGGTCCGCCGCGCCTTCCGCCAGGCCGACTGA